From the Labeo rohita strain BAU-BD-2019 chromosome 21, IGBB_LRoh.1.0, whole genome shotgun sequence genome, the window TACACACATTTATGATACGATAATTTCATTACCATCTGAAATACTTAATTCTGGCTGGTCATTTTCGGGATTTAGTGGCATATTTTTGTGCAGTAATTACGAAACTCCACAATTGTGGCAGGAAAAtgattcagtattttttttcctgcactAGTTTCACATCTTCAtaacatgataaaaacatttcaaataatatttaatgcccatttatttagaaattagcCAGCTTATctacaatatttattcatttactacATTGTTTtcgtttatattgtttttttttttttttttttttttttttaccacctAAATATGACCCACAAATGGCATTTAACTGCAAAAATGTAAtcttacttaatatttttgttttttatttttgttttgttttcctatAACAGAtgtctaaacattcttaaattaagatacatttacttgagaagtaAAATGATTTAAGATTTAGGTCTTGTTTCCTGAAGATATTCAAATTTAGTTCGTTTTTGCTCAAAAAACCTGACAAtggggtcagaaaaataaactaaagtaCTTTTCTTACCCCatgaaattttttaaattatttttttaacacaaactaTAAAATTGATACACaacaagacttaatatcttaGGTCATTTggcttctcaagtaaatttaTCTGGATTTGAGAATGTACTAGAAAACCAGTAAACACCACTAAGTAAGagtaaaataatcatattttccaATAGCATGTTCTGTATGAATGCAGAGACACTGAAGACACAACACacagtgttttatatttaacaatatatattttccaattTCAATGTACATTCCGTTTTGACATAAGCTtttattcacaaacaaaagtaggcatctaaataaatactatataaaatagaacttcaaaataaatatatctataaagGGACATTTTCATATGtgtgagagattttttttctttttgcttttttaaacaaaacaaaagcacattgcTCTTTTCTTTAATCCTCAACATGAACAATGAAGCCAAAGAAACGCAGAGAGTACAAGCCCAGTTTTGAAGGCAGCTTAAAGTGGGTTAAAAAGAATGGGTTTCTAGTGGCCAAGAAACTGTACCACGAATAGATTTAGTCACAGCGTCCTGATGAAAACTTCTCAGCGAGAAAGAAGATCGTTCGATTCCACGCAGGCCGCAAAGTTTGTACTTTACAGCTGTATTTgagagaattgtgaaatgtgaaaaataaaagcgAGGAGGTGGGGCGAAAAAGCAACACCGAATGGGATGGAATGGAATGTTACTTGAGAGGGATCCCCGTTCCTCCCCGACAAGTTCACACACAGCAGCTGTATATGTCAATCAAGCACTGAAGATGTTGCACCATTACAGGAGGaaggaggaaaaacaaaatgctCGGCCACAtcggggggaaaaaaaacgcTGTTCCCTCTGCGAATTCAATTAAATCTACAGTTTCAGGGGCACTGAGGAACCGGGAATTAGCCTTGCCTCTCTCGTGCTAATGAGGCATGGCTAGCATTAACAGAGGTATTTTTATTGCCTGGCACACTTTTCTAAATCAAGTGCTTGTAATTGAAATACCTAAACACCCTACCTTCTATGCCACAGCCACATAATCTTTACCCCCACCCACCCGCCCCCAGCCCtcccaaaaatataataattcatttatatacttttgtactgaattgtaattaaattgtaCCATGCAATTTCTCAGGACATTTGAAACATATCTTAAGATAGCTAGTTTTTCTTAAAACTATTTACAAGAACGTGTAACCTGCATAGGTCGAAATCTACGAGATCTATGGTACATTTGCAACTCTTCCCTATGTAGCTACGCAAGCTTCTCCATTCAGAACTACTCTGGCACCTATCCACGGGTTAGATTGCAAAAAGACTTAAACCCTAGCCTTATACATTCAAGACTaagaacagtagtgtatttctGCTTTTCTGGTTTGTGCAACAAGTACAAATGCCGGCGTATGCGGGACTAAACGAGCGAGGTCTTCGACGCGTGAACCGTGGGTTTGTGTTGAGCAGGCCGACGGTATTCCCTCGTGCTCCGAGACTCCTGGGAGAGCAGAGCACCGTACCTTTTAAGAGCTTACTTTTGCACTAATTGGCTAAAGTACGACAATGCATGCCCACTTGGAAACGAACGGTTTTCCAAAAATAGTCAACGAAAACTCCATGGTGCACTCCTTTGGCAAAATCTCTATACTatacatataacaaaatatatatgtggAGAAAGCAGTTCGATACTAGGGCACGTTATGTTTGGTGCGTAGTAAACTAGAGGAATTTTTCCAACTACAGTGAAACACTTTGTACATGCTACTGTACATAATACTGTGCTTTCGCCTCGTTATAACGGTGATACAATTggcatgttttgtttataaGCGGCAGAGAGTAGCATACGCTAACTTTATAGCTTCTCCTTTTCCCGGAACTACTGGCCTGATTCTCTTCATAGCTTATGAATGCTTGGTGTCTGAATTGCTGTGTTCTGACCACTGCCCGTTCCCTTAACTTTAGTCGCCCAACTCGTTCCAAGCTGAATTCACATGCTGCAcgccattcagatgaactgatgATCCCTGAGGTCGTCGTCTACAACAAATTGAACCGCTAACATTTGGAAGAATCGTTATGGAAGTTCATGTGGCATGTTTTCAAAGGGAATCATGAAAGCTATTTTACCCATTTGCCATCGAAAACAAACAATCTGTCCCCGCAGAAGATAGAAAACATCCTGCCATGCGGTCACCGAATGTCTTTTTAGGGAAATCCTTCAATGAAACGAAATGACCTCCTGTGTTTGCATTTCAAACGACAGAAGAAATAAAGCTCTATAACAAGCTTGTAAATGCACTGTGCACAGAGATGAAGTCTGGTTATTTTGATTGTGACATGTGTTATCAGCTTGGAATTCGCTGCAACCTTTCCACAGCGCCAGATCCGGAGAGGGATTGCCAAAGTATAGAGTGTTCTTGAATGGCTGATATTTGCTTTGACTTTTCAAAGCCACCcaaagagaaaataaacatcAGAGAAGAGATCGGAATCTTTTGAACAGACATTTTGCTCAAATGCAGCATTCTGTGTCAGCGAGTTGGGGGCGAAACGGCAACATACTTTGATCCCACGGCCATCGGGAGAACCCTAGGAGAAGCAAATGCAGGCCTCTCCTTTGCTGTAGTACTTtataaacaagtaaaataatGACTTGTGCCCGTCTGTCGGTCAAACGTTGCTACTGCAGGATACCTTGAGTGCGAGGATCATGCGTGAACCTTAAGTACCATGATTTTGGGAAGTACACCACTACTGGAGAGGGTCCTGCTCACAAGTCTCTTTGTACTCTCCACTTCTGGCACACCATCATGAGGCCTGTTTTTCCAGCTGACAGGCCTTGACCTCCGCCACTTTGCAGGCCTGGGTGCTTTTGCAGCGGCAGCCTGGACGGCTGACGCTGTCGTAGCACTTCTGCGAAAGCTTGGCGCAACCAGTGGCGGGCAGGTAACACATCAGGCAAGGCAGCACCAATGAAACGGCCGCCATGAAGGACCAGCGCGCACAACAGTTCGAGTGCGAGCAGGAGCACGGCTTGTCAGCGCAGGAGCCTTCCTCGTCCTCATCAGTGCAGTGGTAGAAGACGCCCTTGACTAGACACATGCAAGTGACAGAGTCCACTAGGTTCTGTGCTGAGCACAGGCACTCCTGGTTGCAAACCCAACACGAGGGCAGGGCCCGGGGCAACGTGCACTCCGTGCATCGGCATTTGCCGCACTTCTCGCACAATGGCACGTGCTTCTTCTCCACTGGCAAGGCCGCCACCGCCTTCACGTTCTGAGTCTTGGAGCTCAGCACCTTGGGTGGCTCTGCACCCAGGGTCCTCCCGTGGCCATTGCCAGTAGTGTAGGGATCCACAACGGGAGTGGGCGCTGCGTGGTCCAGCAGCCGTTGGTCGGAGGaggtgctgctgctgctgctgatggaGCTGGGCCGCCCGCTGAATGAAATCCAGGGATGCGTGGTGGCATCTGGGACCTCGCAGCGGGACAGATGAGGATGGTGTGGGGCTCCCAGCAGGACTTCCTGCCCCCTCGTGCTTGCCTTGTGGCTTGGTGGCTGTTGTGAGATCACAGCAGGGGTGTCAATGTAGTCATTCTCCAAATGTAAAGATTTCATTTGGTCAATGGGGTATATAGTTAATGGGTGCTGGAGCCGTCCGTAGGGAACGCGGCTGTCCAGCAAAGGCTGCACCATGATGGAGGAGGAGACTCCAGGAATGTGGTGAGGAACCCTTGACTCCATCTGTAGGTTGTGTTCCTCATATACCAGAGCTCAGGTCAACATTTAGCACTCCTGCAAACACA encodes:
- the spry4 gene encoding protein sprouty homolog 4, giving the protein MESRVPHHIPGVSSSIMVQPLLDSRVPYGRLQHPLTIYPIDQMKSLHLENDYIDTPAVISQQPPSHKASTRGQEVLLGAPHHPHLSRCEVPDATTHPWISFSGRPSSISSSSSTSSDQRLLDHAAPTPVVDPYTTGNGHGRTLGAEPPKVLSSKTQNVKAVAALPVEKKHVPLCEKCGKCRCTECTLPRALPSCWVCNQECLCSAQNLVDSVTCMCLVKGVFYHCTDEDEEGSCADKPCSCSHSNCCARWSFMAAVSLVLPCLMCYLPATGCAKLSQKCYDSVSRPGCRCKSTQACKVAEVKACQLEKQAS